In the genome of Acipenser ruthenus unplaced genomic scaffold, fAciRut3.2 maternal haplotype, whole genome shotgun sequence, the window CTGCAGCACGCCGTTACACACGACGGGGCCTCCGGAGTCAccctggagagagaggaggggcgcAGAGTACTGAGGGGGGCTCAGGGTACTGAGGGGGTACTGAGGGGGGCTCAGGGTACTGACGGGGTATTGATGGGGTCtcagtgtattgatcagtgtattgatcagtgtattgatggtgtctcagtgtattgatcagtgtattgatcaatgtattgatggtgtctcagtgtatggTCTGTACCTGGCAGGAGTCCTTGCCCCCCTCCAGGTATCCCGCGCAGAACATGTTGGGAGTGATCATGCCGGGGTAGGAGTTCTCACAGTCCTGCTCGGACAGGATCGGGATCTCCAGACACTGCAGGAGGTCACGGTTATCAtctgagaataataataataatattaacaatagcaacaacagcaacaataataataataataataataataataataataataatgagggggggtgggtgggggtgcTCACTGGCGTTCATGGTGTTGCCCCATCCGCTCACTCTACACATGGTGCCGGCGGGGGGGCAGCTGGTTGGCAAGGCAACGGGCTGCACGTTCTCGCTGAGCAGGGCGCGGCGGGAGAGCTTGATGAGCATGATGTCATTGTCGATGTTGTAGGCGTTGTAGCGCGGGTGCCGGATCACTTTAGCGGAGCTGATGAACTCCTCGGTGCCCTCGCTAACCTTGATGTGGTGCTCGCCCAGGCGCAC includes:
- the LOC117964967 gene encoding trypsin-1-like; translation: MRSLVFLLLLGAAAAIDDDKIVGGYECQPHSQPWQVSLNAGYHFCGGSLINDEWVVSAAHCYKSRIEVRLGEHHIKVSEGTEEFISSAKVIRHPRYNAYNIDNDIMLIKLSRRALLSENVQPVALPTSCPPAGTMCRVSGWGNTMNANDNRDLLQCLEIPILSEQDCENSYPGMITPNMFCAGYLEGGKDSCQGDSGGPVVCNGVLQGVVSWGYGCAERNHPGVYTKVCNFSDWIQSTVASN